The Sphingomonas sp. So64.6b genome includes a region encoding these proteins:
- a CDS encoding enoyl-CoA hydratase/isomerase family protein: protein MTTAAETLAYRDGAAGRLRLNRPKALNALNLPMVQQMTRALLDWREDRSVRLVLIDHAEGRGFCAGGDVVTIARSAQGHGAAGHAFFFQEYRLNHLMYTYPKPGVVFMDGVTMGGGVGIACPCRYRVVTERTMFAMPETAIGLFPDVGGGRYLSRLRGRAAQYLALTGARLDGADCIALGLANYYVPSDKLEALKAELCATPEKVESILAGAAVVPPPAKIVEHLPAIDRLFASDDYEEILAALKADGSDWAIKQRETLRPKSPTACKVSLRMLVESPRQPHFVDEMRMEFGIAARMFRHPDFGEGVRALLIDKDNNPTWNPATPEGVTEAMVDGFFQPLPSSQAWTPLPAPSFADNADGD, encoded by the coding sequence ATGACCACCGCGGCCGAAACGCTTGCCTATCGCGATGGCGCGGCCGGGCGCCTGCGCCTCAACCGGCCCAAGGCGCTCAATGCGCTCAACTTGCCGATGGTGCAGCAGATGACTCGCGCGCTGCTCGACTGGCGCGAGGATCGCAGCGTGCGCCTTGTCCTGATCGACCATGCCGAGGGGCGTGGCTTCTGCGCCGGCGGCGATGTCGTGACGATCGCGCGTAGTGCGCAAGGGCACGGCGCGGCGGGACATGCGTTCTTCTTCCAGGAATATCGCCTCAACCATTTGATGTACACTTACCCCAAGCCCGGCGTGGTGTTCATGGACGGCGTGACGATGGGCGGCGGGGTCGGCATTGCTTGCCCGTGTCGCTACCGCGTCGTCACCGAACGCACGATGTTCGCGATGCCCGAAACCGCGATCGGCCTGTTCCCCGATGTCGGCGGCGGACGTTATCTGTCGCGGCTGCGTGGTCGCGCGGCGCAATATCTCGCGCTGACCGGCGCGCGGCTCGACGGCGCCGACTGCATCGCGCTCGGCCTGGCCAATTATTATGTGCCGTCCGACAAGCTCGAAGCGCTCAAGGCCGAACTCTGCGCGACGCCGGAAAAGGTCGAATCGATCCTTGCCGGTGCCGCTGTGGTGCCGCCGCCGGCGAAGATCGTCGAGCATCTGCCGGCGATCGACCGGCTGTTCGCGTCGGATGACTATGAGGAGATCCTCGCCGCGCTAAAGGCCGACGGCTCCGACTGGGCGATCAAGCAACGCGAGACGCTGCGCCCCAAGTCGCCGACCGCCTGCAAGGTATCGCTGCGCATGCTTGTCGAAAGCCCGCGCCAGCCGCATTTCGTCGATGAGATGCGCATGGAATTCGGCATCGCCGCGCGCATGTTCCGCCATCCGGACTTTGGCGAGGGCGTGCGCGCACTGCTGATCGACAAGGACAATAACCCGACCTGGAACCCCGCCACGCCGGAAGGCGTGACCGAGGCGATGGTCGATGGTTTCTTCCAGCCGCTGCCATCCAGCCAGGCCTGGACGCCGCTTCCCGCACCATCCTTTGCTGACAATGCCGACGGAGACTGA
- a CDS encoding enoyl-CoA hydratase: protein MATYETLLVEQRDAVTLITLNRPQALNALNNQVLGELIAAMTAYDADDSQHCAVLTGSEKAFAAGADIKEMADQSFADMFIDNYFAGWERFTATRKPIIAAVAGFALGGGCELAMMCDFILAADTAKFGQPEIKLGVAPGMGGSQRLTRAVGKAKAMEMCLTGRMMGAEEAERAGLVSRIVPAAELLDEALKTAATIAGMAPLAALANKEMVNAAFETGLAQGIQFERRLFHALFGTADQKEGMAAFVEKRPGNWTGK, encoded by the coding sequence ATGGCCACATATGAAACCCTGCTCGTCGAACAACGCGACGCCGTCACGTTGATCACGCTCAACCGGCCCCAGGCGCTCAATGCGCTCAACAATCAGGTGCTCGGCGAACTGATCGCTGCGATGACAGCCTATGACGCCGACGACAGCCAGCATTGCGCGGTGCTGACCGGCAGCGAAAAGGCCTTTGCCGCCGGCGCTGACATCAAGGAAATGGCCGATCAGTCGTTCGCCGATATGTTCATCGACAATTATTTCGCTGGCTGGGAGCGCTTCACCGCGACACGCAAGCCGATCATCGCCGCGGTTGCCGGCTTCGCGCTTGGCGGCGGATGCGAACTGGCGATGATGTGCGATTTCATCCTCGCCGCCGACACCGCGAAATTCGGCCAGCCCGAGATCAAGCTCGGCGTCGCGCCCGGCATGGGCGGGTCGCAGCGCCTGACCCGCGCGGTGGGCAAGGCAAAGGCAATGGAGATGTGCCTGACCGGCCGGATGATGGGCGCTGAGGAAGCCGAGCGCGCCGGCCTGGTCAGCCGTATCGTGCCGGCCGCCGAACTGCTCGACGAGGCGCTGAAGACCGCTGCGACGATCGCCGGCATGGCGCCACTTGCGGCGCTCGCCAACAAGGAGATGGTCAACGCGGCATTCGAGACCGGCCTCGCACAAGGCATCCAGTTCGAACGCCGCCTGTTCCATGCCCTGTTCGGCACCGCCGACCAGAAGGAAGGCATGGCTGCGTTTGTTGAGAAGCGTCCGGGGAACTGGACCGGGAAATAA
- the mmsB gene encoding 3-hydroxyisobutyrate dehydrogenase produces MARVAFIGLGNMGGGMAANLAKKGHDVRAFDLSADALARAREAGCLPAASVEEALDGAEAVITMLPAGKHVEGVYSDAIFTAAPQSAILIDCSTIDVATAKRVAETAAAKGYAAVDAPVSGGIAAANGGTLTFMVGGSDAAFERAQPFLVDMGKAVIHAGASGTGQVAKIANNMLLGITMVGTCEAFLLARKLGLDPQKFFDIASVSSGQSWSMTSYAPLPGVGPTTPADNDYQGGFATALMLKDLRLAMEAAGTAHADTPMGAKAAELYEKFNAAGQGGLDFSAILRMLDGD; encoded by the coding sequence ATGGCACGCGTCGCATTCATCGGTCTCGGCAATATGGGCGGCGGGATGGCCGCGAATCTCGCGAAGAAGGGGCATGACGTCCGCGCCTTCGACCTTTCCGCCGACGCGCTCGCGCGTGCCAGGGAAGCCGGCTGCCTGCCCGCCGCGAGCGTCGAGGAAGCGCTCGACGGCGCCGAGGCGGTCATCACCATGCTGCCCGCCGGCAAGCATGTTGAAGGCGTCTATAGCGACGCGATTTTCACGGCCGCACCGCAATCCGCGATCCTGATCGATTGTTCGACGATCGACGTCGCCACCGCGAAGCGTGTCGCCGAAACCGCGGCCGCCAAGGGTTATGCCGCGGTCGATGCGCCCGTATCGGGCGGCATCGCCGCCGCAAATGGCGGCACGCTGACCTTCATGGTCGGAGGAAGCGACGCGGCGTTCGAACGTGCCCAGCCTTTCCTCGTCGATATGGGCAAGGCGGTGATCCATGCCGGCGCCAGCGGCACTGGTCAGGTCGCCAAGATCGCCAACAACATGCTGCTCGGCATCACCATGGTGGGCACGTGCGAGGCGTTTCTGCTGGCGCGCAAACTCGGTCTCGATCCGCAGAAATTCTTCGACATCGCCAGTGTCTCGTCCGGCCAGAGCTGGTCGATGACCAGCTATGCGCCACTCCCCGGCGTCGGCCCGACTACGCCCGCCGATAATGATTACCAGGGCGGCTTCGCCACCGCGCTGATGCTCAAGGATTTGCGTCTCGCAATGGAAGCCGCCGGCACCGCGCACGCCGACACCCCGATGGGCGCCAAGGCCGCGGAATTGTATGAGAAGTTCAATGCCGCAGGGCAGGGCGGGCTGGATTTCTCCGCCATCCTCCGAATGCTTGACGGGGACTAA
- a CDS encoding DUF1579 domain-containing protein — MIDRRDMLSFTVLAGAATATPAFAATLADDDHARDFDFLIGSWRVKHRRLRERLTGSDAWQEFDGTCIMQPLMDGVGNVEDNWLDLPAGAYRAVGLRSYDPKSKLWAIWWLDGRTPHTLDVPVKGNFQDGVGTFLADDTLRGKPVKLRFQWSAIAANSAEWRQALSDDGGKTWETNWVMHFTRT; from the coding sequence ATGATCGACCGCCGCGATATGCTCAGCTTCACTGTCCTGGCCGGCGCCGCCACCGCGACGCCCGCCTTCGCTGCGACCCTTGCCGATGACGATCACGCGCGCGATTTCGATTTCCTGATCGGATCGTGGCGCGTAAAGCATCGCCGTCTCAGGGAACGGCTGACCGGCAGCGACGCGTGGCAGGAATTCGACGGCACATGCATCATGCAGCCGCTGATGGACGGTGTCGGCAATGTCGAAGACAATTGGCTCGACCTGCCCGCCGGCGCCTATCGTGCGGTCGGCCTGCGATCCTATGATCCAAAGTCCAAACTCTGGGCGATCTGGTGGCTCGATGGGCGTACCCCGCATACGCTCGACGTACCGGTAAAAGGCAATTTCCAGGACGGCGTCGGCACTTTCCTGGCCGATGACACGTTGCGCGGAAAGCCGGTCAAGCTGCGCTTCCAATGGTCGGCGATCGCCGCCAACAGCGCGGAATGGCGCCAGGCTTTGTCGGACGATGGCGGCAAGACCTGGGAAACCAACTGGGTCATGCACTTTACCCGCACCTGA
- a CDS encoding cation transporter, which yields MSGSDSDRLPPELQETMRSAVRLEYWNIAWTVSIITLMGLVLGQSQTMKTAWIEDTLGLIPPIAFLIAAKMEMRGTRSRRFTFGFDRVNGLGFFVAAVALASVGAALLWNSVVTLIAAEHASVPSIHLFGRDIWLGWLMLAAQFYSLIPPMIIGRKELPLAVKLNDKLLHTDALMNKANWLTGAAGFAGIIGLGLGWWWADSVAAIVIALDVLHDGIKALRSSTAELVDGAPRELGGTGIAKDAAALHAELGRRFPDATIRVRETGRLIRAEVHGVSAPEPSLPLREFWPGDDDTAWRLAHVGFSARGQSDAPERRSD from the coding sequence ATGAGCGGCAGCGATAGCGACCGGCTGCCGCCTGAGCTGCAAGAAACGATGCGCAGCGCCGTGCGACTGGAATATTGGAACATCGCTTGGACGGTGTCGATCATCACCTTGATGGGCCTGGTGCTCGGCCAGAGCCAGACGATGAAGACCGCCTGGATCGAGGATACGCTAGGGCTGATCCCGCCGATCGCGTTCCTGATCGCGGCGAAGATGGAAATGCGCGGCACACGCTCTCGCCGCTTCACCTTCGGCTTCGACCGGGTCAACGGACTCGGCTTCTTCGTCGCGGCGGTCGCTCTGGCCTCGGTCGGCGCAGCCCTGCTGTGGAATTCGGTGGTGACGCTAATCGCCGCCGAGCATGCATCGGTACCTTCGATCCATCTGTTCGGACGCGATATCTGGCTCGGCTGGCTGATGCTCGCGGCACAATTCTATTCGCTGATTCCGCCAATGATCATCGGGCGTAAGGAATTGCCGCTCGCGGTGAAGCTCAATGACAAATTGCTCCACACCGACGCGCTGATGAACAAGGCCAACTGGTTGACCGGCGCGGCCGGCTTTGCCGGGATCATCGGTCTGGGCCTTGGCTGGTGGTGGGCGGATTCTGTTGCGGCGATCGTGATTGCCCTCGACGTGCTGCATGACGGGATCAAAGCGCTACGATCCTCGACGGCCGAACTGGTCGATGGCGCGCCGCGTGAGCTCGGCGGGACGGGCATCGCTAAAGACGCCGCAGCGCTGCATGCCGAGCTAGGCCGCCGTTTCCCCGACGCGACGATCCGCGTGCGCGAAACCGGACGCCTGATCCGCGCCGAAGTACACGGCGTCAGCGCGCCCGAGCCTAGCCTGCCTTTGCGCGAATTCTGGCCCGGCGACGACGACACCGCGTGGCGCCTCGCCCATGTCGGCTTTTCCGCTCGAGGGCAGAGCGATGCGCCGGAGCGGCGGTCCGACTGA
- a CDS encoding MFS transporter, whose translation MAITTAADIASEPDMTSEPSVKDIRLVITASSLGTVFEWYDFFIYGTLAASGIIGRTFFPAGNELVQTLLAWAGFAVGFGFRPLGAVLFGYLGDKLGRKYTFLVTITLMGVATACVGLIPSFAAIGFAAPVLVIGLRILQGLALGGEYGGAAIYVAEHSPKGKSGYYTSFIQASVVGGFILSLVVVLGTKSALSTEAWDSWGWRFPFLFSLLLLAVSLWMRLKLSESPVFKKMKAEGEMAKNPFVESFTYPGNLKRLFVALFGIAAGLTVIWYTAMFSVLSFLQTTMRVQETTAQLIVGAGCCMGLFWFILFGKLSDRVGRKAPIVIGYALTLVLLFPIFWTIGSAANPELARAAKRAPVVVSGPVCSYSPFAPKQTDQCGILLDYFSKKGVQYTKAHSPVTVVMIGGNPIPDTSPAGLDKALADAGYNLDKVVPSPFNIAVILFAILILGALSGVTYGPVAALLSEMFPPRIRYSSMSIPYHLGTGYFGGFLPFISQFIVARTGDPYAGLWYTMAVVAMALVVTVWGLSETRPGMASAD comes from the coding sequence ATGGCCATAACCACGGCAGCCGATATCGCGTCAGAGCCTGACATGACGTCCGAACCGTCGGTGAAGGACATCCGTCTGGTCATCACCGCGTCGTCGCTCGGCACCGTGTTCGAATGGTACGACTTCTTCATCTACGGGACGCTCGCCGCGTCGGGCATCATTGGCCGCACCTTTTTTCCGGCAGGCAATGAGCTGGTGCAGACTCTGCTCGCCTGGGCGGGTTTCGCGGTCGGCTTTGGTTTCCGGCCCCTGGGCGCCGTGCTGTTCGGATATCTCGGCGACAAGCTCGGACGCAAATATACCTTTCTCGTCACCATCACGCTGATGGGTGTCGCCACCGCTTGCGTCGGACTCATCCCCTCCTTCGCCGCGATCGGCTTTGCCGCGCCGGTCCTCGTTATCGGCTTGCGCATCCTGCAGGGCCTTGCGCTCGGCGGCGAATATGGCGGTGCGGCAATCTATGTCGCGGAGCATTCGCCGAAGGGCAAATCGGGCTATTATACCAGCTTCATCCAGGCCAGCGTGGTCGGTGGATTCATCCTCAGCCTGGTCGTCGTGCTTGGCACCAAATCGGCGCTGTCGACCGAAGCCTGGGACAGCTGGGGCTGGCGTTTTCCGTTCCTCTTCTCGCTCCTGCTGCTTGCCGTGTCGCTGTGGATGCGTCTCAAATTGTCGGAAAGCCCGGTCTTCAAGAAGATGAAGGCCGAGGGCGAAATGGCCAAGAATCCGTTCGTCGAGAGCTTTACTTATCCCGGCAATCTCAAGCGCCTGTTCGTCGCGCTGTTCGGCATCGCCGCGGGGCTGACGGTGATCTGGTACACCGCGATGTTCAGCGTCCTGTCGTTCCTGCAAACGACGATGCGCGTCCAGGAAACCACCGCGCAGCTGATCGTCGGCGCGGGCTGCTGCATGGGGCTGTTCTGGTTCATCCTGTTCGGCAAGCTTTCCGACCGGGTCGGACGCAAGGCGCCGATCGTGATCGGCTATGCGCTGACCCTGGTCCTGCTTTTCCCGATCTTCTGGACGATCGGCAGCGCCGCCAATCCCGAGCTCGCGCGTGCCGCAAAGCGCGCGCCGGTGGTCGTTTCCGGTCCGGTCTGTTCGTACAGCCCGTTCGCGCCGAAACAGACCGACCAGTGCGGCATCCTGCTCGACTATTTCTCGAAAAAGGGCGTGCAATATACCAAGGCGCACAGCCCGGTGACGGTGGTAATGATCGGCGGCAACCCGATTCCCGACACCAGCCCGGCGGGCCTCGACAAGGCGCTGGCGGATGCGGGGTATAATCTCGACAAGGTCGTACCGTCGCCGTTCAACATCGCCGTCATCCTGTTCGCGATCCTCATCCTCGGCGCGCTGTCGGGGGTCACCTATGGCCCGGTCGCGGCGTTGCTGTCGGAGATGTTTCCGCCGCGTATTCGCTACAGCTCGATGTCGATTCCCTATCATCTCGGCACCGGCTATTTCGGTGGTTTCCTGCCCTTTATCAGCCAGTTCATCGTCGCGCGCACCGGCGACCCCTATGCGGGGCTGTGGTACACAATGGCCGTGGTCGCCATGGCCTTGGTCGTTACTGTGTGGGGTTTGTCAGAAACCAGGCCGGGTATGGCGAGCGCCGACTAG
- the alr gene encoding alanine racemase, producing MTYAPLRLNLDGAALVGNWRALSAMSGGAACGAAIKADGYGLGAVEVVKRLAAAGCRDFFVANWAEANAIAALGVQVSVLHGVRDADMMLAAAGGARPVLNTANQVVRWKQAGGGPCDVMVDTGMNRLGLSVDDVTSGLLDGVQVETLMSHLACADEDDAMNERQRATFAALAGRTQAKRLSLANSAGIGLGSDYAFDLTRPGLALYGGVPRPEFNGVVRQVVTPEAQILQRRTVPAGGMIGYNAIFTAPAEIEVAILNLGYADGYFRGFSDKGAALFEGRRLPLLGRVSMDLIAVDVSGAPELGEGDWLSLDYALPEAAALSGMSQYELLTGLGKRFDRVWR from the coding sequence ATGACCTATGCCCCCTTACGGTTAAACCTCGATGGTGCTGCCCTTGTCGGTAACTGGCGCGCACTTTCCGCCATGAGCGGTGGCGCGGCATGCGGCGCTGCGATCAAGGCGGACGGCTATGGGCTGGGTGCGGTCGAGGTGGTGAAGCGGCTCGCCGCTGCCGGGTGTCGCGATTTCTTTGTCGCCAACTGGGCCGAAGCAAACGCCATCGCTGCCTTGGGCGTGCAGGTCTCGGTTCTGCACGGTGTTCGCGATGCGGATATGATGCTTGCCGCGGCAGGGGGAGCCCGCCCGGTGCTCAACACCGCAAACCAGGTCGTGCGCTGGAAACAGGCGGGCGGCGGTCCGTGCGACGTGATGGTCGATACCGGCATGAACCGGCTCGGCCTGTCGGTCGATGATGTGACGAGCGGTCTGCTCGATGGCGTACAGGTCGAGACGCTGATGAGTCATCTCGCCTGCGCCGATGAGGACGACGCGATGAACGAGCGCCAGCGCGCCACCTTTGCCGCACTTGCCGGACGGACGCAGGCGAAGCGGCTGAGCCTGGCGAACTCCGCCGGGATCGGGCTCGGTTCCGATTATGCGTTCGACCTGACCCGCCCCGGTCTCGCGCTCTATGGAGGTGTCCCGCGGCCCGAATTCAACGGCGTCGTCCGCCAGGTCGTGACACCCGAGGCGCAAATCCTTCAGCGCCGCACCGTCCCCGCGGGCGGTATGATCGGCTACAACGCGATCTTCACCGCACCGGCCGAGATCGAGGTCGCGATCCTCAATCTCGGTTATGCCGATGGTTATTTCCGTGGTTTCTCGGACAAGGGCGCGGCGCTGTTCGAAGGACGGCGGTTGCCGCTGCTTGGTCGCGTGTCGATGGATCTTATCGCCGTCGACGTATCGGGTGCGCCGGAACTCGGTGAAGGCGACTGGCTGTCGCTCGATTATGCATTGCCTGAGGCGGCGGCGCTGTCGGGGATGTCGCAATATGAATTGCTGACTGGTTTGGGCAAACGCTTCGATCGGGTTTGGCGCTGA
- the pnuC gene encoding nicotinamide riboside transporter PnuC yields MSGLEAIASLLIVINVVLVARRSIWNYAFAIMGVLLFAWIFFHAKLYSDALLQGFFLVINLYGWRHWSHSVAREGEIRVERMKPADRWLWLGGIAAATAGWGWLMHRFTDAALPWLDAGVAMASIAAQILLSRQKIENWLLWIAVDLIAIGMYALKDLWVTCALYVVLLAVSIWGLRDWRRAERSGPDKAGI; encoded by the coding sequence ATGTCCGGACTCGAGGCGATCGCCTCTCTCCTCATTGTCATCAACGTCGTGCTGGTCGCCCGCCGCAGCATCTGGAACTATGCGTTCGCGATCATGGGCGTGCTGCTCTTCGCGTGGATTTTCTTCCACGCGAAGCTGTACAGCGATGCGCTGCTGCAGGGTTTTTTCCTGGTGATCAATCTTTATGGCTGGCGGCACTGGTCGCACTCGGTTGCGCGCGAGGGAGAGATCCGGGTCGAGCGAATGAAACCGGCGGATCGGTGGCTCTGGCTTGGCGGAATCGCTGCGGCGACGGCGGGCTGGGGCTGGTTGATGCACCGCTTCACCGACGCGGCCTTGCCCTGGCTCGATGCCGGCGTCGCGATGGCCAGCATCGCCGCGCAAATCCTGTTGTCGCGGCAGAAAATCGAGAATTGGCTGTTGTGGATCGCGGTCGATCTGATCGCGATCGGCATGTACGCGCTGAAGGATCTGTGGGTCACCTGTGCGCTGTATGTGGTGTTGCTGGCGGTTTCGATCTGGGGCCTGCGCGACTGGCGTCGTGCCGAACGGAGCGGTCCAGATAAGGCTGGGATATGA
- a CDS encoding ATP-binding protein gives MTRTICLHGPESTGKSTLAPRLARHLSGAVVDEYGRTFAEAHGVDFTMADLVTIAQTHDRLTRAMNGIDLLILDTDPLMTAVWADMLFGYRDPWFDAWTGTADLYLLFDIDLPWIEDGTRMFGSVAERQRFFDLSRAELERRGVRWALVRGEGEERFASALAAIEAAGLV, from the coding sequence ATGACCCGCACCATCTGTCTTCACGGACCGGAGAGCACGGGCAAGTCGACGCTCGCCCCGCGTCTCGCGCGGCATTTGTCGGGCGCGGTGGTCGATGAATATGGTCGCACCTTCGCGGAGGCGCACGGCGTGGATTTCACCATGGCCGACCTGGTCACGATCGCGCAGACGCATGACCGGCTGACGCGCGCGATGAACGGCATCGATTTGCTGATCCTCGACACCGATCCGCTGATGACCGCGGTATGGGCGGACATGCTGTTCGGATATCGCGATCCCTGGTTCGATGCGTGGACCGGGACGGCCGATCTTTATCTGCTGTTCGATATCGACTTGCCCTGGATCGAGGACGGCACGCGCATGTTCGGGTCGGTGGCGGAGCGGCAGCGTTTCTTCGACTTGTCACGGGCCGAGCTCGAACGGCGTGGGGTGCGCTGGGCGCTGGTGCGGGGCGAGGGTGAGGAACGCTTCGCCAGCGCGCTTGCCGCGATCGAGGCGGCGGGGTTGGTTTAG
- a CDS encoding peroxiredoxin yields the protein MKSIATALALAAATIALPASAALPVGAQAPVFTTKAALGGKPFDFALARALKKGPVVIYFFPAAFTQGCTIETHEFAEAAAEFHRNGATLIGLSADPIDKLAKFSVEACRNKFPVGVASATTIAGYDVPLKAGATMTNRTSYVIAPDGKVLFTLSQMNPAGHVQGTLDAVKAWKARKR from the coding sequence ATGAAATCGATCGCCACCGCCCTCGCCCTCGCCGCCGCGACCATCGCCCTGCCCGCTTCCGCGGCTTTGCCGGTCGGCGCCCAGGCGCCGGTCTTCACCACCAAGGCCGCGCTTGGCGGCAAGCCGTTCGATTTCGCCCTGGCCAGGGCGCTGAAAAAGGGTCCGGTGGTGATCTATTTCTTCCCCGCCGCCTTCACGCAGGGGTGCACGATCGAAACGCATGAATTCGCCGAAGCCGCCGCTGAATTCCACAGGAACGGCGCGACGCTGATCGGCCTGTCCGCCGACCCGATCGACAAGCTCGCCAAATTCTCGGTCGAGGCGTGCCGCAACAAATTTCCGGTCGGCGTCGCCAGCGCCACGACGATCGCCGGCTATGACGTGCCGCTCAAGGCCGGCGCAACGATGACCAACCGCACCTCCTATGTCATCGCGCCCGACGGCAAGGTGCTCTTCACTTTGTCGCAGATGAACCCCGCCGGACACGTCCAGGGCACGCTCGACGCGGTCAAGGCATGGAAAGCACGCAAACGCTAA
- a CDS encoding CsgG/HfaB family protein has protein sequence MAGKTMLAGAAMLLITTTPALAGKEPKQAKASNGQRLQQAAMSDVPRCSRKHGTVSIADGDDPSGWTQNSLAPPQKLLRVLVQRSGCFNIVDRGTGLNAATRERDIGAGLGLQRQSNVGQGQIKAADYVLVAEIQGANSNVSGNGAAGAAGALLGGPIGGLLGGIKSRKMEANTVLSLTNVRTTETIAVEDGYAAKRDTSFAVGGVFGGGGVGVGGIGGGYESTDIGRIVTLSFIQAYTKMVTSLGYITPGDEGTAQAAPKKTFTAQGPVAMRRAANPKGAIIRTLPVGSIVYPTGQQNGLWWEVADENDNVGWVMNTKLAPSL, from the coding sequence ATGGCTGGAAAGACAATGCTCGCCGGGGCAGCGATGCTGCTGATTACAACGACACCGGCACTTGCCGGTAAGGAACCGAAACAGGCCAAGGCCTCGAATGGCCAGCGGCTGCAACAGGCAGCGATGAGCGACGTGCCGCGCTGCTCGCGCAAACATGGCACGGTATCGATCGCCGATGGTGACGATCCCTCGGGCTGGACGCAGAACAGTCTGGCCCCGCCGCAGAAACTGCTGCGCGTGCTGGTGCAGCGTTCGGGTTGCTTCAACATCGTCGATCGCGGCACCGGCCTGAACGCCGCGACGCGCGAACGCGACATCGGCGCAGGGCTCGGCCTGCAGCGCCAGTCGAATGTCGGCCAGGGTCAGATCAAGGCGGCGGACTATGTCCTCGTCGCTGAAATCCAGGGCGCGAACAGCAATGTCAGCGGCAACGGCGCGGCCGGCGCGGCGGGCGCACTGCTCGGCGGCCCGATCGGCGGTCTGCTCGGCGGCATCAAGTCGCGCAAGATGGAGGCCAACACGGTCCTGTCGCTGACCAATGTCCGCACCACTGAAACGATCGCGGTCGAGGACGGTTATGCCGCGAAGCGCGACACCAGCTTTGCGGTCGGTGGCGTGTTCGGCGGCGGTGGCGTCGGCGTTGGCGGGATCGGCGGCGGTTACGAAAGCACCGATATCGGCCGCATCGTGACGCTGTCGTTCATCCAGGCCTATACCAAGATGGTGACCAGCCTGGGGTACATCACCCCCGGCGACGAGGGCACTGCGCAGGCCGCGCCCAAAAAGACCTTCACCGCGCAAGGCCCGGTCGCGATGCGCCGCGCCGCCAACCCCAAGGGCGCGATCATCCGCACCTTGCCGGTCGGCTCGATCGTCTATCCCACCGGCCAGCAGAACGGCCTGTGGTGGGAAGTCGCGGACGAAAACGACAATGTCGGGTGGGTCATGAACACCAAGCTGGCGCCGTCGCTGTAA